GGACAGCTCGGCGTTGTAGGTCGTGATCTCGTCGCTGTCGAGGCCGAAGACGCTCTTGTTGTACTCGTCCTTGCGATCGTCGACGCCAACCGCGAACGACCACTTCTCGCCCGGGTTCCACTCGAGGCGAGCGTTGTAGCGGTTGTAGTCCTTCTCCGCCTCGTCGAAGCGCCGCGCGCCGGCCGGCATGGTGGCGTCTTCTTCGTAAGCGCTCGTCGAGCGGCTGCCGTCCTCGATGGCGGCGCGGACGACCATGTTGCCCAGGCGACCGTCGAAGGTCAGCCGGAGGACGTCGTCGTCGGCCGATTCGACATCTCGGTCGATCCGGTCCATCGAGTCCATCTTGTACTCGAGGCCGAGGCGCATTCCCTTGCCGAGCTCCCAGCCCACCTCGCCGGAGAGCGAGTCCCGGGTGTAGCCGAACGGCTCGGCCTCGCGCGGAATGTCCTCCCAGACGCCGTGGTAGCGGACGTAGCCTTCGAAGTCGATCGGCTCGCCCTTGTTGTCGTAGTCGTAGTAGCGGTAGCGCAGGCGCAGGCTGAACGCCTCGGCGAAACGCGTGCCGAAGTCTGCCGAGGCGTTGGTCACCGTGACCTTCCGGTCGGCGGTGGCCTGCGGCAGCAGGTTCAGGTTGGTGGCTGCGCGACCGAGCGGATCGAGGATCGAGGTGTTGAGGGTGAACGGCGTCAACGCCTCGTTCTGCTTCAGGTTGAACTCGTTGAGGCTGAAGTTCAGGTAGGTCTTCTTGCCGAAGCGCCAGTTGCCGTTGGCATAGAAGCCGTCGCGCTTGTTGTCCGGGTTGAGCGCGGCGAAGCCGCGCGAACCGCCGGCCACCGACGACGAGCTCGGCGCCTGGTAGGCCGAGGCGTCGGTCGAGTCGGTGAAGCGGAACGGGTTGTCCCAGTAGAGGCGGTCGACGTTGTTCTCGAACTTCGAGTAGGTGTAGCCGAAACGCAGCGCACCCTTCCCGAGTCGCCACTCGGCGCCGAGCTTGGCGTCGTCGATGTCGTAGTCGATCGGCTCGGGAAGCTCGACGACGTTGCCGAAGCCGAAGGCCGCACCGAACGGGCGGCTGCCCGTGCGGTTCTCGTGCTTGTACTCGAGGCCCCAGCCGAAGTTGCCGCTCTTGCCGAAGTCGACCCGCGCCGCCAGCCGGTCGCGCTGGATGCCGACGTCGAGACGCTGAGCGGTGGCGAGATAGGGCTCGACGAGCCCGTTGAGGAACGCGAAGCTCACGCCGGGCTTGCTGATCGCGTACTGGGCGTCGATCAACCCCTGAAGCGACTTTTGCACCGGGTCGGCGACGAGGAAATTGCCGGGCGACACCTCCTCGAGCAGCAGGGTGGCGTCGTTCATGTAGCGGTGCGGAATCTTGTTGTAGTCGAGGGCGAACGAGTACTTGCCCGAGACGTCGTAGAACATCGCATAGCGCGCATCGCGCTGTCCGACGTTGTACAGCTCGATCATCATCCAGCGGGCGAGATCGGCGTTCTTGCCTTCGATCTTCAGCGTCGGAACCGCAGCGCCGTTGCTGACGTCACGGTATTCGTTGAACTTCGCCGAGTTGGAGTCGAGGTCGACGTAGCGCCCGCCGACGACGAGGCTCTTCAGGTTGAGGGTGAACTCCCCTTCGCCCGCGAACGCCGGCATCGCAACCGCGATCAGCGCGGCGACGAGGGAGAGGATCAGGCTCTTTCTCATGGCTCTCTCTCCTGGCGTCCTAGTGGCCGAGATACGGCGACGACGGGCTGTTGCTGCCGTGGATCATCCCGTGGCAGCTCAGGCAGGCCTGGTTGAACAGACGGACGTTGCCGAGACCCTCGTTCTCGAGCGTCGGCAGCTTGAATCCGTCGTAGATCGTCCCCGGGTGCCGCGTGTGCATGTGGCACTGCTGGCAGACGAAGGGGATCGAGGTCTTCTGCAGGTAAAGGTGGTTCGAGCCGTGCGGCGTGTGGCAGTTGGCGCAGTTCTCGCGCACCGGCGGGTGCTCCCAGACGAACGGGCCGCGATACTGGGCGTGGCAGCTGTAGCACAGGTCGTTGAGCGACTCGGCCTTGAGCATCTTGTCGGTCGTCGTGCCGTGCGGATTGTGGCAGTCGGCGCAGGCGATCTTGCCCTCGCGGATCGGATGGTGCGAGCTCTTGAACGTCTCGGCGCGCACGTCCTTGTGGCACTCGTAGCAGGTGTCGAGCTGGCTCTTGGCCTTGAGCAGCGCCCGTTCGGTCTTGGCGCCGTGCACCGAGTGGCAGTCGACGCAGGAGACCTGGCGGGCGTCGTGGGTGCTGCCCATCCAGAACGCCTGGTTCCCCTTGCTGTGGCACTCGAGGCAGGTCGCCGAGGCCTCCGATGCCTTCATCTTCGAGGGCACCTTCGGACGGTTGGCCTCGATGCTCGGGTCTTCGGCGTGCAGCGCGCCCGGTCCGTGGCAGGCCTCGCAACCGAGGGCCGTTGCCTGCGCGAAGGCCGGGCGACCGTGCGGCGTGCCGCCGAGCGCCTTGCCGTCATGGCAGCCCAGGCAGGTCTCCGAACCGGCGTAGTCGGCCGGTCCGGCGGCGAGTGCCGGAGCTGCTCCCGTCCAGGCGAGGACCGCGCCGACCAAGGCGAGTCCCAGCCAGGACCAAGTCGTCGTCTTCCTCATTGTCTCCTCCTCCTCCTCATTCCCGGTCGGCGCGGGCCGACCGACTGGGGCGATTATTTGCAGCGGCCCTCTGTTGGCCGCCGTTTCTCGGGATGGTGCAAGCGTGCATCAGGAGGTGGCGAAGCGGCCTACCCGTTCGGGTGGGGATGGGCGGGGTAATGCTAGGAAAGCCGGGTGTTGCGGGGTCCCCCCGGCGCCGCTAGCCTCTTGCGCACACTGGCGGGGGCGGGTCGCAGCCTCTCGCCACGAGTGATCGGAGAGCCGGAGACCTCATGAAGAACTTCTTCATCGCCCTGACCCGCAACCCCCTGAGCCTGGCCGGCGCGGCCATCACCACGGCCTCCGCGGTGCTCTTCGCCACGCTCTTCGTGATCGACGCGGTGGGGATGAAGGGCGGTCCCTACGCCGGGATCATCGCCTATCTCATCGTCCCGGCGATCTTCGTCGTCGGCCTCCTGCTGATCCCCCTCGGCATCTCGCGCGAGCGCCGCCGGGAGCGCGCGGCGCTTGCCCGCGGCGAGGCGGCCCCGACCTTCCCGGTGCTCGACTTCAATCGCACCGAGACGCGCAATCGCACGCTCATCGTCCTGGCGCTCACCCTGGTCAACCTCGTGCTGCTCGCCACGGCGACCTACAAAGGCGTCGAGACGATGGAGACCACGGCCTTCTGCGGCCAGGCCTGTCACAGCGTGATGCAGCCGGAGTTCGCCGCCTACCAGCGCGGCGCCCACGCCAGCGTCCATTGCGTGAGCTGTCACATCGGGCCCGGCGCCGGCTGGTTCGTCAAGTCGAAGCTCTCCGGCTCCTGGCAGGTGATCTCGGTCAACCTCAAGCTCTACCCGACGCCGATCCCCTCGCCGGTGCACAACCTGCGCCCGGCCCGCGAGACGTGCGAACAGTGCCACTGGCCGGAGAAGTTCGTCGGCGACCGGCTCAAGGTGATCGACACCTTCGCCGACGACGAGCCGAACACCGCTCTGAAGACCGTCCTGCTGATGCGGGTCGGCGGCGTCTCCGGCCGCAGCTCGCAGGGGATCCACTGGCACGTCGACCGTTCGAACCAGATCCGTTACCGCTCCGACGAGTCGCGCGAGACGATCTACGAAGTCGAGCTGACGAAGGCCGACGGCAGCGTCGAGCGCTTCCTCGCCGACGGGGCGGCCGAGGGTGAAGCCGCCAAGGCGGGGGTCTGGCGGACGATGGACTGCGTCGACTGCCACAACCGGCCGAGCCACACCTTCCACTCGCCCGAGGACGAGGTCGACCTGGCGCTGCGCGACGGCAAGATCGCGCGCGACCTGCCGTTCGTCCGCCGTGAGGGCGTCAAGCTCCTCAAGGCCGAATACCCGTCGCAGGAGGAGGCCGAGCAGGCGATCGCCCGGGGCCTGCGTGCCTACTACGAGAAGGAGCGGCCGGAGCTCGCCAGAGATCGGGCCGCCGACATCGATGCCGCCGCCGCCGCTCTGTTCGTCGGCTACAAGTCGAACGTCTTCCCCAACATGAAGATCACTTGGGGAACCTACAAGAACCACATCGGCCACGAGTCGAGCCCGGGCTGCTGGCGCTGTCACGACGACGCGCACAAGTCGGCGTCCGGGCGGACGATCTCGCAGGACTGTTCGACCTGCCACAGCCTGCTGGCGGAGCGCGAAGCGGACCCGCAGATCCTCAAGACGCTCTCGCCGTAGAGCCGCGACACCAAGGCACGTGAAGGGGAAAGTGCTCATGACGACGAGGCGCCTGCTGCTTCTGCTGGGACTGCTGGTGGGGGCGACGATCGGGCTCGCTGCGCCTGCCGCGGCCCAGAGCATCGACGACTGCCTGGCCTGTCACTCGGACGACTCGCTGACCGGCACGCGGGCCGGCAAGGAGATCTCCGTTCACGTCGACGGCGCGAAATTCGCGGCGTCGGTCCACGCCAGCCTGGCCTGCGTCGACTGTCACCAGGACCTCGCCGGACAGGGCGAAGGGCACGGCGACGACGTCGCGCCGGTCGACTGCTCCGCCTGCCACGACGGCGAGGCGAAGCTCGCCCGCCGCGGGATCCACTCGCACACCGTCGACGGGCATCCGGCGGCAGCCTGCGCCGACTGCCACGGCAACCACGCGATCGCCAAGCCCACCAAGGTCGGGGCGATCGACTGCGCCAAGTGCCACCAGGCGGTGGCGGCGGCCCAGCACGCCAGCCTGCACGGCGTGGCCGCGGCCAAGGGCGACAAGCTCGCGCCCACCTGCGTGACCTGTCACGGCTCGCACACCATCCTCTCGCACAAGGACCCGGCCTCGCCGGTGGCGGTGATGAACGTGCCGTTGCTCTGCGGCCGCTGCCACAAGCAGGGCACGGACGTCTCGCTGCATCGCGACATCCCGCAGGAGGCGATCCTCGAGCACTACGCCGATTCGATCCACGGCAAGGGGCTCTTCGAGAAGGGGCTCACCGTCACCGCGGTCTGCACCTCCTGCCACACCTCGCACTTCATCCTGCCGCACACCGACCCGCGCTCGAGCATCAACGCCAAGAACCTGGCCGGCACCTGCATGCAGTGTCACGGCCAGATCGAGCGCGTGCATCGCAAGGTGATCGACGGCAAGCTGTGGGAGCAGGCACCGAACAAGATCCCCGCCTGCGTCGACTGCCACCAGCCGCACGAGATCCGCAAGGTCTTCTACGACGCGGGAATGGCCAATCGCGACTGCCTGGCGTGTCATGGGCGCAAGGACCTGGCAGTCGAGCGCGACGGCAAGACGAAGTCGCTCTACGTCGATCTCGAGAAGTACAGCCTTTCGACCCACGCCAAAGTCGCCTGCGCGCAGTGCCACACCGAGGTCAGCCCGTCCCACGATCGGCCCTGCGAGACGGTGCGCTCGCGCGTCGACTGCAGCATCTGCCACGCCTCGCAGGTCGAGCAGTACCGCAA
This genomic window from Holophagales bacterium contains:
- a CDS encoding DmsE family decaheme c-type cytochrome; the protein is MRKTTTWSWLGLALVGAVLAWTGAAPALAAGPADYAGSETCLGCHDGKALGGTPHGRPAFAQATALGCEACHGPGALHAEDPSIEANRPKVPSKMKASEASATCLECHSKGNQAFWMGSTHDARQVSCVDCHSVHGAKTERALLKAKSQLDTCYECHKDVRAETFKSSHHPIREGKIACADCHNPHGTTTDKMLKAESLNDLCYSCHAQYRGPFVWEHPPVRENCANCHTPHGSNHLYLQKTSIPFVCQQCHMHTRHPGTIYDGFKLPTLENEGLGNVRLFNQACLSCHGMIHGSNSPSSPYLGH
- a CDS encoding MtrB/PioB family outer membrane beta-barrel protein; the encoded protein is MRKSLILSLVAALIAVAMPAFAGEGEFTLNLKSLVVGGRYVDLDSNSAKFNEYRDVSNGAAVPTLKIEGKNADLARWMMIELYNVGQRDARYAMFYDVSGKYSFALDYNKIPHRYMNDATLLLEEVSPGNFLVADPVQKSLQGLIDAQYAISKPGVSFAFLNGLVEPYLATAQRLDVGIQRDRLAARVDFGKSGNFGWGLEYKHENRTGSRPFGAAFGFGNVVELPEPIDYDIDDAKLGAEWRLGKGALRFGYTYSKFENNVDRLYWDNPFRFTDSTDASAYQAPSSSSVAGGSRGFAALNPDNKRDGFYANGNWRFGKKTYLNFSLNEFNLKQNEALTPFTLNTSILDPLGRAATNLNLLPQATADRKVTVTNASADFGTRFAEAFSLRLRYRYYDYDNKGEPIDFEGYVRYHGVWEDIPREAEPFGYTRDSLSGEVGWELGKGMRLGLEYKMDSMDRIDRDVESADDDVLRLTFDGRLGNMVVRAAIEDGSRSTSAYEEDATMPAGARRFDEAEKDYNRYNARLEWNPGEKWSFAVGVDDRKDEYNKSVFGLDSDEITTYNAELSFSLSEKSSLYAFYQVADRSVFMKSRQSGGTPSVSPLDNWEIAFDESNDYFGGGFTFGTEKVKVDLTASWAKSSGNADFSAYVGGQTLTGRPAGTTNATDIPNYEDIESLTAQAKVEYSLMKNVGLGFLYRYEDYSIDSFIIANLDDYLPAALLLNGNRGDYTGNVGAIYLKFTY
- a CDS encoding NapC/NirT family cytochrome c, translated to MKNFFIALTRNPLSLAGAAITTASAVLFATLFVIDAVGMKGGPYAGIIAYLIVPAIFVVGLLLIPLGISRERRRERAALARGEAAPTFPVLDFNRTETRNRTLIVLALTLVNLVLLATATYKGVETMETTAFCGQACHSVMQPEFAAYQRGAHASVHCVSCHIGPGAGWFVKSKLSGSWQVISVNLKLYPTPIPSPVHNLRPARETCEQCHWPEKFVGDRLKVIDTFADDEPNTALKTVLLMRVGGVSGRSSQGIHWHVDRSNQIRYRSDESRETIYEVELTKADGSVERFLADGAAEGEAAKAGVWRTMDCVDCHNRPSHTFHSPEDEVDLALRDGKIARDLPFVRREGVKLLKAEYPSQEEAEQAIARGLRAYYEKERPELARDRAADIDAAAAALFVGYKSNVFPNMKITWGTYKNHIGHESSPGCWRCHDDAHKSASGRTISQDCSTCHSLLAEREADPQILKTLSP